The sequence AGGTCGATCAGCGGGTGGCCGCGGACGGAGCGCGGCGCCGGCTCGCCGCGGCGCTGGCGGGGCTCCCGCGGGGGCACCGCGACGTGCTGCTGCTGGTGGCGTGGGCGGAGCTCACCTACGAGCAGGCCGCACAGGCACTCGGTGTTCCGGTGGGGACGGTCCGTTCGCGGGTCAGCCGGGCTCGGAAAAAGCTGCGCCGGGTGCTCGGTGACATCGATCCAACCTCCGCGAGCGAAGGAACGAACAGTTGAACGAGATCGAACTCCTCAAGAGCCTGCGCGACGAGGTTCCGGAGCAGCCCGATCTGCGGACCGAAGAGCATCGGCTGCTCGCCGTGATCCGGGAGGGATCCTCCGCGTCCCGCCGGCGGCCGGCGCGGCCCGCGGCCCGCCTGCGCTGGGGTCTCGCCCTGGGCGGGGCCGGCGCTCTTGCCGCTGCCGTCGTCGTGGCCGTGGCCGTGGCCCAGCCGGCGGCCGTGCCCCAGCCGGGGGGGACCGCGCAGCCGGGGAACCGGCAGCCCGCGGTCCGGCCCCCCGACGCGGTCGTGGTGCTGGAGAACGCCGCGCTCGTCGCCACCCGGACCAGGACCGCCGACATCCGGCCGGACCAGTGGTTCTACATCAAGGAGTCTCAGCATATGGGGGATGACCTGCCGACATTCGAGCATTGGAGCCGGATGGACGGGCGCGGGTCCGCCCTCCGTGAGGAGGGCGGCGAGCTGAAGATCGGTGATGGCGAGCCGAACGCGCGGACGGACCCCGCCCGGACCCAGCGGGAGCTGGAGAGCCTCCCCACTGATCCGGACGCGCTGCTGGAGCACTTCCGTAACCTCAAGGAGGAGCGGACACCGCTGTCGATCTGCCGGCCCCACTGCCCGGAGGGGACCGAGGGGGATGTCAGGGCCTTCGGGGCGATCGGCTGGTACATGAAGTTCGGACCCGTGATCCCCGCGGACAAGACCGCGGCGATGTACCGGGCCCTGGCGAAGATCCCGAATGTCACGATCGAGGAGAACACCGCGGACGGGGACGGGCGCAAGGGCATCGGCGTCGTCCTCACCGTGGGGGAGAGCAAGGGCTACTACATCCTCGATCCCGGGGACTACCACTACCTCGGCATGAAGGTCGTGGACGCCGACGGGACCTTCGCCATGTCCGTGCTGGACTCCGGCGTCGTCGACGGGCCCGGCCGGACGCCCTGACCGGGAATGACGGGCGTGCGGGGCGGGGGCCCGCACGCTCCGGCCGGGAGAACGGTCATTCGCGGGTGCCGATGGCCTCGGCGGGCCTGCTCCGCAGGGCGAGGAGGGCCGGGAGAACGGTGGCGAGGAGGGCCAGGGCGGCCGCGGCGGCGATGACCTCCAGGTAGGTGAGCACGGGCACGTACGGCAGCGCGGAGCCGGTCATGCCCGTG comes from Streptosporangium roseum DSM 43021 and encodes:
- a CDS encoding CU044_5270 family protein, translated to MNEIELLKSLRDEVPEQPDLRTEEHRLLAVIREGSSASRRRPARPAARLRWGLALGGAGALAAAVVVAVAVAQPAAVPQPGGTAQPGNRQPAVRPPDAVVVLENAALVATRTRTADIRPDQWFYIKESQHMGDDLPTFEHWSRMDGRGSALREEGGELKIGDGEPNARTDPARTQRELESLPTDPDALLEHFRNLKEERTPLSICRPHCPEGTEGDVRAFGAIGWYMKFGPVIPADKTAAMYRALAKIPNVTIEENTADGDGRKGIGVVLTVGESKGYYILDPGDYHYLGMKVVDADGTFAMSVLDSGVVDGPGRTP